The Coprobacillus cateniformis DNA window AATTCATAAACACGTTTGATAATCTCTTGATCATGTTCTAAGATATATTCGTTTTGTAACTTCCCACAGTTATCAATTCTAGGGGATCCTAACGGTTTATTAAAAACACCATGAGCAAGAGGAGAAAATGGCGTTAATGCAATGTTTTCATATTGACACATTGGAATCATTTCTTTTTCTTCTTCACGATATATTAAATTGATCATGTCCTGCATAGATACAAATTGTGTCCATCCATGTTCCTTTGCAACAGCATTGGCTTTGACAAATTGCCAGGCATACATTGCACTTGCACCTATATATCTCACTTTTCCCATTCTCACCAAATCATTAAGAGCTTCCATAGTTTCTTCAATAGGGGTTGTATAATCCCAGCGATGAATAATATATAAGTCAATATAATCTGTCTGTAATCTTTTTAAAGAATTTTCAACTTCTACAAAAATAGCTTTACGTGACAGTCCTTTCGCATTGGCACCATTATGCATTGGATAATATAATTTTGTAGCAATCACAACATCAT harbors:
- a CDS encoding aldo/keto reductase; the encoded protein is MEYVNLGRTGLKVSRICLGCMGFGSDKGGIQANVGEEEARKIIKHALDLGINFFDTANYYSLGECEEILGRALKDYASRDDVVIATKLYYPMHNGANAKGLSRKAIFVEVENSLKRLQTDYIDLYIIHRWDYTTPIEETMEALNDLVRMGKVRYIGASAMYAWQFVKANAVAKEHGWTQFVSMQDMINLIYREEEKEMIPMCQYENIALTPFSPLAHGVFNKPLGSPRIDNCGKLQNEYILEHDQEIIKRVYELSKKYQKSTSQIALAWVLSKSYITAPLVGASKIEYLDEAVDAFNIYLTQEEIEYLEEPYISHIQYGFR